Within the Candidatus Krumholzibacteriia bacterium genome, the region CACCTTCTCGGCGATCTCCCCGGCGTCGAGTCCGGTGGCGTCGAGTGACACGGTGAAGAACACGCCCACGTGGACGCTGCTCACGTCCTCGGCCTCGCTGTTGATGCATCCGCGCTCGACGAGGGCGTCGGGCGCGACGGTGAAACCGGTCTCTTCCTCGAGTTCGCGCAGGCCGGCGGCGTGCAGCAACCCACCGGGCGCGTCGGAGCGGTCCATGGGCTCGATGTGTCCCCCGAAGCCGACCGTCCACAGACCGCCCAGCCGCGTCTCGCTGTGCTTCGCCTGCCGCTGGTAGGCGAGCACGCGGTCGCCGAGGGTGAGCGCGACGTAGGGGATCAACTGCTTGAAGTGCGAGCAGCGTTCCATGTAGTCGCGCTCGGCGAAGAAGCCGTGGCGGTCGACCACGTCGAGGTCGATGGTGTCGAGCGGCAGGAAGCCCTGCGGCGACAGCCCCGGGAACAGCAGCTTGCGATCGATCACGAGGACGAACTTCATCCGATCTCTCCCGGCGTCCAGTAGTGCTCGCGGTTCTGGCGGTAGAACTCGACCGTTCTCGCCAGGCCGTCCTCCATCTCGACCTCGGGCTGCCATCCCGTGGCCCGCGTGAACTTCGAGTAGTCGGCCACGTAGTCGCCCGTCTCGATCGCCTTGCGGTCGTCGGGCCAGGGCGCGAGCTCGAGCGATCCGCTCTGCGCGTACTCGATCACCATCTCCGTGGCCTCGCGCAGCGTGCGCGGTTTGCCGCTGCCCAGGTTGAAGGCTTCGCCGTTGCAGGTGTCGGGGTTCGCGCCGGCCAGCAGGAAGGCCCGCACGGCGTCGTCCACGTAGTTGTAGTCGCGCTTCTGGCTGCCGTCGCCGTAGAGCTTGATGGTCTGGCCGTCCATGGCCAGGCG harbors:
- a CDS encoding NUDIX domain-containing protein; this encodes MKFVLVIDRKLLFPGLSPQGFLPLDTIDLDVVDRHGFFAERDYMERCSHFKQLIPYVALTLGDRVLAYQRQAKHSETRLGGLWTVGFGGHIEPMDRSDAPGGLLHAAGLRELEEETGFTVAPDALVERGCINSEAEDVSSVHVGVFFTVSLDATGLDAGEIAEKVTAQAEPYRVQWLDRRELDPLHAPQDGAWEDWTRIVLPVLAG